One genomic region from Streptomyces sp. Li-HN-5-11 encodes:
- a CDS encoding alcohol dehydrogenase catalytic domain-containing protein produces the protein MQAAVLTEFGAPLTVRETPDPVAGGGEVVVEVLAAPVPPYAEEVFSGRRNYPLEPPVVPGIGGVGRVVHVGPDATRLRVGDLVWCDCTVRSRDDALDPDITLQGWSSRGDGGARLARHLHDGSFAELMRVPTENVYPLPADAEDDPARWSSLGVYVIPYGGLLAGGLEAGETLLVSGATGNLGSAAVATALAMGAGHVITPGRNRAALGLLADRFGPRVRPVELTGDEDTDRAAMTAAAEGPIDMVIDLLPPAAPSSVARTAAMTVRQYGRVVLMGGVGMLGGTDFALPYPWIMRNSVTVRGQWMYPRPANVGMIRLIASRALDLDPERLRTFPLDAVNDAVEYAAAHGGPFDRTVLTPAAA, from the coding sequence GTGCAAGCAGCAGTCCTGACGGAGTTCGGTGCCCCGCTCACCGTGCGGGAGACGCCCGATCCCGTGGCAGGCGGTGGCGAGGTGGTGGTCGAGGTCCTCGCGGCCCCCGTCCCGCCGTACGCCGAGGAGGTCTTCAGCGGCCGGCGGAACTACCCGCTCGAACCGCCCGTGGTCCCGGGCATCGGTGGCGTGGGACGGGTCGTCCACGTCGGCCCGGACGCCACCCGGCTGCGCGTCGGCGACCTGGTGTGGTGCGACTGCACGGTCCGCTCCCGCGACGACGCGCTGGATCCCGACATCACGCTGCAGGGCTGGAGTTCCCGCGGCGACGGAGGCGCCCGGCTCGCCCGGCACCTGCACGACGGGTCGTTCGCCGAACTCATGCGGGTGCCCACGGAGAACGTCTACCCGCTGCCCGCGGATGCGGAGGACGACCCGGCGCGCTGGTCCTCGCTCGGCGTGTACGTCATCCCCTACGGAGGACTGCTGGCGGGCGGACTGGAAGCCGGCGAAACGCTGCTCGTCAGCGGGGCCACCGGCAACCTCGGCAGTGCGGCGGTCGCCACGGCCCTTGCCATGGGGGCCGGCCACGTGATCACGCCGGGCCGCAACCGCGCCGCGCTCGGCCTCCTCGCCGACCGGTTCGGGCCGAGAGTGCGCCCGGTCGAACTGACCGGAGACGAGGACACCGACCGCGCGGCCATGACCGCGGCCGCCGAGGGCCCGATCGACATGGTGATCGACCTGCTGCCGCCCGCCGCACCCAGCTCGGTGGCGCGAACGGCGGCCATGACCGTCCGCCAGTACGGCCGCGTCGTCCTCATGGGCGGAGTCGGCATGCTCGGCGGGACGGACTTCGCCCTCCCCTATCCCTGGATCATGCGCAACTCGGTCACCGTACGCGGGCAGTGGATGTACCCGCGCCCGGCGAACGTCGGCATGATCCGGCTCATCGCGTCCCGTGCGCTCGATCTCGATCCCGAACGGCTCCGGACCTTCCCCCTCGACGCCGTCAACGACGCCGTCGAGTACGCCGCCGCGCATGGCGGGCCGTTCGACCGCACCGTCCTCACCCCGGCTGCCGCCTGA
- a CDS encoding helix-turn-helix transcriptional regulator, producing the protein MALRSEPTARQLRLAVELRRLREAAGLTARDAAALLGVTAPVVSQIESGIAGVSEKRLRRLASHYACTDGEFIDALVAMATDRTRGWWEEYRGLLPTSFLDLSELNHHAAFRRDVAILYVPGLLQTEDYARAVFSGRVPELTEEELELRVRHRMEGQQIPIPYELVIHESALRIRVSDRAASRAQLTKLLDLSEADSITVRVIPFDLDGFSRAASTMTYVGGPVPKLDTVVRDVPHGSAFIDSESQLSAFRTRFRKVEAVSLAPERSRDLIHRLTKEL; encoded by the coding sequence ATGGCGTTGAGGAGCGAGCCGACAGCACGTCAGCTGCGGCTGGCGGTCGAGCTGCGCAGACTCCGCGAGGCGGCGGGCCTCACCGCCCGGGATGCGGCAGCGCTGCTCGGGGTCACCGCTCCGGTCGTCAGCCAGATCGAATCCGGCATCGCGGGCGTGAGCGAGAAGCGGTTGCGCCGGCTCGCATCCCACTACGCCTGTACGGACGGGGAGTTCATCGACGCCCTGGTAGCCATGGCCACCGATCGCACAAGGGGCTGGTGGGAGGAGTATCGGGGCCTGCTGCCCACGTCGTTCCTGGACCTTTCCGAACTGAACCATCACGCGGCGTTCCGGCGCGACGTGGCGATCCTCTACGTGCCTGGTCTGCTGCAGACGGAGGACTACGCCCGCGCCGTCTTCTCCGGCCGAGTGCCCGAACTGACCGAAGAAGAGCTTGAGTTGCGCGTCCGGCACCGCATGGAAGGCCAGCAGATCCCCATCCCCTACGAGCTGGTGATCCACGAGTCGGCCCTACGCATCAGGGTCAGCGACCGTGCTGCATCCCGGGCTCAACTCACCAAGCTCCTGGATCTTTCCGAAGCGGACAGCATCACCGTACGCGTCATCCCCTTCGACCTGGACGGCTTCTCCCGAGCCGCCAGCACGATGACGTACGTGGGCGGCCCCGTACCCAAACTCGACACGGTGGTGCGTGACGTACCCCATGGTTCGGCCTTCATCGACTCCGAATCGCAGCTCAGCGCCTTTCGAACGCGCTTCCGTAAGGTGGAAGCCGTATCACTTGCCCCTGAACGGTCTCGCGACCTCATCCACAGGTTGACCAAAGAGCTGTGA
- a CDS encoding ATP-binding protein — protein sequence MPETWDYTLNIPNDLRAVTICRRTLRLILTMHGLLGLVDTAELLATELISNAVRHTKGPAALRIRWTAGVLRIGAWDADPAPPEPPVPLEQVADLEEGRGLALVRACADLWGWQPLAREGNRGKVVWCELAAAACTFSRPSNE from the coding sequence ATGCCCGAAACCTGGGACTACACCCTCAACATCCCCAACGACCTCAGAGCCGTCACCATCTGTCGCCGTACCCTGCGCCTGATCCTCACCATGCACGGGCTCCTCGGGCTCGTCGACACCGCCGAACTCCTCGCCACCGAGCTGATCTCCAACGCCGTACGTCACACCAAGGGCCCCGCCGCACTCCGCATCCGCTGGACCGCCGGCGTGCTGCGGATCGGGGCGTGGGACGCGGATCCGGCGCCGCCTGAGCCGCCCGTGCCCCTTGAGCAGGTCGCCGACCTGGAGGAGGGGCGGGGGCTCGCGCTCGTGCGGGCGTGCGCGGACCTGTGGGGCTGGCAGCCGCTGGCCAGGGAGGGCAACCGGGGGAAGGTCGTGTGGTGCGAGCTGGCCGCCGCGGCGTGCACGTTTTCTCGCCCCTCGAACGAGTGA
- a CDS encoding LysR family transcriptional regulator, giving the protein MDFSSTALRVLRQVAESGSFTAAASQLGYTQSAVSRQAAALERSAGAVLFERRFDGVQLTPAGLTLLRHARTILDSVSAAEHELTGTAARTEPVRLGMVPSAGAVILPGVLTRLATAGPHITVTTREGTTPGLIRALRAGSIDIAVLTSRPPHRPSDGESPRLHIETVEDTELQVAAPTTGLFSGRTAVHVDELVDAPWIDTPSPSAEPLLGVWPGLPGRPRVVHTTSDWLTKLQLVAGGFGVTTVPSRMATVLPHGVSLLRVDGVPPEVRRILVARLPGRPAPAVSDVVRALGRSGRSDSGRGRRRVR; this is encoded by the coding sequence ATGGACTTCTCCAGTACCGCTCTGCGGGTTCTGCGGCAGGTCGCCGAGTCGGGGAGCTTCACCGCGGCGGCCTCCCAGCTCGGCTACACCCAGTCGGCGGTCTCACGCCAGGCCGCGGCGCTCGAACGGAGCGCGGGCGCCGTCCTGTTCGAGCGCCGCTTCGACGGGGTGCAGCTCACTCCCGCCGGCCTGACCCTGCTGCGGCACGCCCGCACCATCCTCGACTCCGTCTCGGCGGCCGAACACGAGCTCACCGGCACCGCCGCACGGACGGAACCGGTGCGGCTGGGGATGGTCCCCAGCGCCGGGGCAGTGATCCTGCCCGGTGTGCTCACGCGGCTCGCGACGGCCGGCCCGCACATCACGGTCACGACGCGCGAGGGCACCACGCCCGGGCTGATCCGGGCCCTGCGAGCGGGCTCGATCGACATCGCCGTGCTGACCTCCCGCCCACCGCACCGGCCGTCGGACGGCGAGTCCCCCCGGCTGCACATCGAAACGGTCGAGGACACCGAACTGCAGGTGGCGGCGCCGACGACCGGCTTGTTCTCCGGCCGCACCGCGGTGCACGTCGACGAGCTCGTCGACGCTCCCTGGATCGACACCCCGTCACCGAGTGCCGAACCCCTGCTCGGTGTCTGGCCCGGCCTGCCCGGACGACCACGCGTTGTCCACACCACGAGCGACTGGCTGACGAAACTGCAGCTGGTCGCCGGCGGTTTCGGCGTGACAACCGTCCCGTCCCGCATGGCGACGGTGCTGCCGCACGGCGTGAGTCTGCTGCGCGTGGACGGAGTGCCCCCCGAGGTCCGCCGGATCCTAGTGGCGCGGCTTCCCGGCCGACCGGCTCCGGCAGTCTCCGATGTCGTCCGAGCGCTGGGACGCTCTGGTCGAAGCGATTCTGGGCGCGGCCGTCGCCGAGTTCGGTGA
- a CDS encoding RHS repeat-associated core domain-containing protein, with protein MHIFRARIRRRPAGGRMLRGVIASAVTAAVAAGTLGAAPTPHRHAPAAPHTKPIPVYPVASHYHRPKQLPTYRAPAPSWPVGAADVAVPTEAPVVANRAKSKPSAKPQAAGRAATASQKAAQAGTLPVWLSADSQNPGGTKVAVRVLPQQTARAAGVNGVLLTLTPAQASSRRLHVALDYRGFAHAFGADWASRLHFVELPTCALTSPRRSACRTRTAVASTNDTRSGRLTAGITSPAPRPATVKTPSTGTAAGTTMTPFVLAAVSSGSSGGGDFTATSLKPSGSWQAGGSTDAFTWSYPITGPSVPGGLAPNLSLGYDSQSVDGLTSSTNNQASVVGDGFSLPSNYIERSYASCHDNPSGSTKTWDNCWSADNQLTLSLNGNTTTLIKDDTTGVYRAQGDANERVERLTGATNGAQSGEYFRVTTPNGTQYTFGLNRLPGWASGNTTTNSVLTEPVYATASGQPCYNTTWANSWCQQGYRWMLDYVKDTHGDVMSYFYTPTTAYYARNLGKTADTSYVRDAVLQKIQYGQRDGSVYSTSPAAQVTFTYNGRCNTSATGCATSTLTSTTASKWPDVPFDLNCASGASCSTNSPTFWSEDELTGVQAQALVGSTETNVDSWAFTYSFPATGDATTPSLWLNSVTHTGQDTSAGGSTSAITMPPLTFAGTPLSNRVNLTDGYPPITRYRLNTITTESGGIISVGYSAPACGSGTPSDASHNTSLCYPGYWTPTGQTSPMLDWFNKYIVTTVTQQDPTGGGVNDTIVTRYVPVGNPAWHYDDNPLTPTAQRTWSQWRGYGGMKVTTGTAPDPATETDYTYFRGMDGDTLPGGGTRSVTVTDSRGDPPVTDSAQYAGLTYEAILYNGLNSGKVVSDTITAPWSSSATASHALSGGLPTQKAFLTGQSGVKVFTPLASGSTRETETDYTHDSYGRVTKADDKGDVSTASDDLCTTAGYADNTSAWILDLVDETKTVSVNCSSTPTLPADAVSDKRVYYDNSSTLGAAPTVGDPTSTQQATSYSGSTPVYSTMSSLTTDVYGRPLTSTDADQRTTTTSYTPTTGAAPTSIVSTDPLGQTLSQTYDALRGVMLTQTTAAGYVTKAQYDALGRITAVFRPGITAATTKYSYTLSAGKPSTVVTQTLNDDGTYRSSELLMDALLRPRETQISTVDGGRDVTDTVYDTNGWVAKTTSPYYTTGAPSSTLVQAQDGDIPSESGFTYDGAGRKTVATAYALGTATWNTTTVFGGDFTTTIPPKGGVAETTITDARGRKTDLYQYHAGAAADPVHDAGSDYSDTHYTYYPDGHQASQTDPAGNTWTWTYNLLGDQVAATDPDSGSSSATYDNAGQLLTTTDARGDQASYSYDKDGRRTAVYDTTGNATPSTANQVGAWTYDTLKKGYLTSSTSYQLGTGSPSVTNAVLAYTSMGEVAASKTTLANLPSNLAPLAPSAGYTESYTYNPTGTPASRQAPAGGGLPVETVNYGYDQYGQATSIASSGTTAWTYVSAIGYDEYGDPLQYSMGPSTNWVDLTLKYDPQTGQPTDAKTTDSTSSTVVDDTSYTWENSAVSKGAGLLTATTDSQNGGSTVDAQCFGYDWAARLTAAWTATDNCAATPTTGSSATVGGPKPYWQTWAYAADGQRQTQTDHDTTGNSANDTTTTYHYPTAGSKTDQPHTLGSTTATGPAATAETATYNYDASGNTTSIQGGALGNQTLTWNHQNRLDTDTTAAGTTSYLYGLDGGLVLRTDPTQATLYLGDEELVENTTTKAVTGTRYYSVNGSTVAVRSSSGDIQYLIPNRQGTAYLSVDYQTQAVTRRQYLPFGGTRGTAPSTWLGDKGYVGGTTDTATSLVNLGMREYDAQTGRFISRDPQLEATDPSQLTGYDYAANNPVTGSDPTGQSWFSSLSNAVSSLADTASQVIDRTNAPMAALGFGQLLLGAGMDALGGALCATGIGALGPGEALILAGSALAVTGSATVATAVAAPNIAYAVQNGDGGGGGDEGGGSDSSSSEDSSRDRDAQSLRKEHKGEDGLPQLTLDNAYRALDGAPEGTRARVMPKENELESPPNAKRADKVHNPDLEYLDQQGDIVGYGEVKTIGEAAGKDLEKTFNKRLNEAVQYLRWRQDWAGGTEVNEIFIQVPDLADPPEVKSWVRSYQNARRGGVKSISGFRLRVFSESGNSLGTFDLGANADEGYVEDHTYHSSNGYTY; from the coding sequence ATGCACATATTTCGCGCGAGAATACGCCGCAGACCCGCCGGCGGGAGGATGCTGCGCGGAGTCATCGCCTCCGCAGTCACCGCCGCGGTCGCGGCTGGGACCCTGGGAGCGGCTCCCACCCCCCACCGGCACGCCCCGGCGGCCCCTCACACCAAGCCGATCCCGGTCTACCCGGTTGCCTCTCACTACCACCGCCCCAAGCAACTGCCCACCTACCGGGCCCCAGCGCCGAGCTGGCCCGTCGGCGCCGCCGATGTCGCCGTGCCCACCGAAGCCCCGGTCGTCGCGAACCGGGCGAAGTCGAAGCCGAGCGCGAAGCCGCAGGCCGCAGGCCGTGCGGCAACGGCATCACAGAAGGCGGCACAGGCCGGCACCCTGCCCGTCTGGTTGAGCGCGGACTCCCAGAACCCCGGCGGGACCAAGGTCGCCGTGCGCGTCCTCCCACAGCAGACCGCTCGCGCCGCCGGTGTCAACGGCGTGCTGCTCACTCTGACTCCGGCTCAGGCGTCCAGTCGTCGTCTGCACGTTGCGCTCGACTACCGCGGCTTCGCCCACGCCTTCGGCGCCGACTGGGCCTCACGCCTCCACTTCGTCGAACTCCCCACCTGCGCTCTGACCAGCCCGCGACGGTCGGCCTGTCGTACCCGCACCGCGGTTGCCTCGACCAATGACACACGTTCCGGCCGCCTCACGGCCGGCATCACCAGCCCCGCGCCTCGCCCCGCAACCGTCAAGACCCCGTCCACGGGTACGGCCGCGGGCACGACCATGACGCCGTTCGTCCTCGCAGCCGTCTCCTCCGGCAGCAGCGGTGGCGGCGACTTCACCGCCACCTCGCTCAAGCCCTCGGGATCGTGGCAGGCCGGTGGCAGCACCGACGCGTTCACCTGGTCCTACCCGATCACGGGACCCAGTGTCCCCGGCGGGCTGGCCCCGAACCTCTCGCTGGGCTACGACTCGCAGAGCGTGGACGGCCTGACCTCGTCCACCAACAACCAGGCCTCGGTGGTCGGCGACGGCTTCTCGCTGCCGAGCAACTACATCGAGCGTTCCTACGCCTCCTGCCACGACAACCCCTCGGGCTCCACCAAGACCTGGGACAACTGCTGGTCCGCCGACAACCAGCTCACGCTTTCGCTCAACGGCAACACCACCACCCTGATCAAGGACGACACCACCGGGGTCTACCGGGCCCAGGGCGATGCCAACGAGCGCGTCGAGCGGCTGACCGGCGCGACCAACGGCGCCCAGAGCGGCGAGTACTTCCGGGTGACCACGCCGAACGGCACCCAGTACACGTTCGGTCTGAACCGGCTTCCGGGCTGGGCGTCGGGGAACACGACCACCAACTCGGTGCTGACCGAGCCGGTCTACGCCACCGCCTCCGGCCAGCCCTGCTACAACACCACCTGGGCCAACTCCTGGTGCCAGCAGGGCTACCGCTGGATGCTCGACTACGTCAAGGACACGCACGGCGACGTGATGTCCTACTTCTACACGCCGACCACCGCCTACTACGCGCGCAACCTCGGCAAGACCGCAGACACCTCCTACGTCCGTGACGCGGTCCTGCAGAAGATCCAGTACGGTCAGCGCGACGGCTCGGTGTACTCCACCAGCCCGGCCGCCCAGGTCACCTTCACCTACAACGGCCGCTGCAACACCTCCGCCACCGGCTGTGCCACCTCCACGCTGACCAGTACCACCGCGTCCAAGTGGCCGGACGTGCCGTTCGACCTGAACTGCGCCAGCGGCGCATCCTGCTCGACCAACTCCCCCACGTTCTGGAGCGAGGACGAGCTGACGGGTGTCCAGGCCCAGGCGCTGGTCGGCTCCACCGAGACGAACGTCGACTCCTGGGCGTTCACCTACTCCTTCCCCGCCACCGGGGACGCGACCACGCCTTCGTTGTGGCTGAACTCGGTGACCCACACCGGCCAGGACACCTCGGCCGGCGGTTCCACGTCGGCGATCACCATGCCCCCGCTGACCTTCGCCGGCACGCCACTGTCGAACCGGGTGAACCTGACCGACGGCTACCCGCCGATCACCCGCTACCGGCTCAACACCATCACCACCGAGTCCGGCGGCATCATCAGCGTCGGCTACTCGGCCCCTGCCTGCGGCAGCGGCACGCCCAGCGACGCCAGCCACAACACCTCTCTGTGCTACCCCGGTTACTGGACTCCCACCGGGCAGACCAGCCCGATGCTGGACTGGTTCAACAAGTACATCGTCACCACGGTCACCCAGCAGGACCCGACCGGCGGTGGCGTCAACGACACCATCGTCACCCGCTACGTCCCCGTGGGTAATCCGGCCTGGCACTACGACGACAATCCGCTGACCCCCACCGCCCAGCGCACCTGGAGCCAGTGGCGCGGCTACGGCGGCATGAAGGTCACCACGGGCACCGCGCCCGACCCGGCCACCGAGACCGACTACACCTACTTCCGCGGCATGGACGGGGACACCCTGCCCGGTGGCGGTACCCGTTCGGTCACCGTCACCGACTCCCGCGGCGACCCGCCGGTGACCGACTCGGCCCAGTACGCGGGACTGACCTACGAGGCGATCCTCTACAACGGGCTGAACAGCGGCAAGGTCGTCAGCGACACGATCACCGCCCCCTGGAGCAGCAGCGCCACCGCCTCCCACGCGCTGTCCGGCGGACTGCCGACGCAGAAGGCGTTCCTGACCGGCCAGAGCGGAGTCAAGGTCTTCACGCCGCTGGCGTCCGGGTCCACCCGGGAGACCGAGACCGACTACACCCACGACTCCTACGGCCGGGTCACCAAGGCCGACGACAAGGGCGACGTCTCCACCGCGAGCGACGACCTGTGCACCACGGCGGGCTACGCGGACAACACCTCCGCCTGGATCCTCGACCTGGTGGACGAGACCAAGACGGTCTCCGTCAACTGCTCGAGCACACCGACGCTTCCGGCGGACGCCGTCAGCGACAAGCGGGTCTACTACGACAACTCCAGCACCCTGGGCGCCGCACCCACCGTCGGCGACCCCACCTCCACCCAGCAGGCCACCTCGTACAGCGGCTCCACCCCGGTCTACTCGACCATGTCGTCGCTCACGACGGACGTCTACGGACGCCCGCTGACCAGCACCGACGCCGACCAGCGGACCACCACGACCAGCTACACCCCCACCACCGGCGCCGCACCCACCTCCATCGTCTCCACCGACCCGTTGGGTCAGACGCTCAGCCAGACCTACGACGCACTGCGCGGGGTGATGCTGACGCAGACCACCGCGGCCGGCTACGTCACCAAGGCGCAGTACGACGCGCTGGGGCGGATCACCGCCGTGTTCCGGCCCGGTATCACCGCTGCCACGACCAAGTACAGTTACACGCTCTCCGCCGGCAAACCGAGCACCGTTGTCACCCAGACACTGAACGACGACGGCACCTACCGCAGCAGCGAACTCCTGATGGACGCGCTGCTGCGCCCCCGCGAGACGCAGATCTCCACCGTCGACGGCGGCCGGGACGTCACCGACACCGTCTACGACACCAACGGGTGGGTGGCCAAGACCACCTCTCCCTACTACACCACCGGTGCCCCCAGCTCCACGCTGGTGCAGGCGCAGGACGGTGACATCCCCTCCGAGAGTGGCTTCACCTACGACGGAGCCGGGCGCAAGACCGTGGCCACGGCGTACGCACTGGGCACCGCCACCTGGAACACCACGACGGTCTTCGGCGGCGACTTCACCACCACCATCCCCCCGAAGGGCGGCGTGGCCGAGACCACGATCACCGACGCCCGGGGACGCAAGACCGACCTGTACCAGTACCACGCGGGCGCCGCGGCCGACCCGGTCCATGACGCCGGCTCGGACTACTCCGACACGCACTACACGTACTACCCGGACGGCCACCAGGCCAGCCAGACCGACCCGGCCGGCAACACCTGGACCTGGACCTACAACCTCCTGGGCGACCAGGTCGCCGCGACCGACCCCGACTCCGGCAGTTCCTCGGCGACCTACGACAACGCCGGCCAGCTGCTGACCACGACCGACGCCCGGGGCGACCAGGCCAGCTACAGCTACGACAAGGACGGCCGCAGGACGGCGGTCTACGACACCACCGGCAACGCCACCCCGTCCACCGCCAACCAGGTCGGGGCCTGGACGTACGACACGTTGAAGAAGGGGTACCTCACCTCTTCCACCTCGTACCAGCTCGGCACCGGCAGCCCCTCGGTCACCAACGCGGTGCTCGCCTACACCAGCATGGGCGAGGTCGCCGCCTCGAAGACCACGCTGGCCAACCTGCCGAGCAACCTGGCGCCGCTGGCGCCGTCCGCCGGCTACACGGAGTCCTACACGTACAACCCCACCGGAACGCCGGCGAGCCGGCAGGCCCCGGCGGGCGGCGGTCTGCCCGTGGAGACCGTCAACTACGGCTACGACCAGTACGGTCAGGCCACCAGCATCGCCAGCTCCGGCACCACCGCCTGGACCTACGTCTCCGCCATCGGCTACGACGAGTACGGTGACCCACTCCAGTACTCCATGGGCCCGAGCACCAACTGGGTCGACCTGACCCTGAAGTACGACCCGCAGACCGGCCAGCCCACCGACGCGAAGACCACCGACTCCACCAGCAGCACGGTCGTCGACGACACCAGCTACACCTGGGAGAACTCGGCCGTCTCCAAGGGCGCAGGACTGCTCACCGCCACCACCGACAGCCAGAACGGCGGCTCGACGGTCGACGCCCAGTGCTTCGGCTACGACTGGGCAGCCCGCCTGACCGCGGCCTGGACCGCCACCGACAACTGCGCCGCCACGCCCACCACCGGCAGCAGCGCCACCGTCGGCGGCCCCAAGCCCTACTGGCAGACGTGGGCCTACGCCGCCGACGGCCAGCGCCAGACGCAGACCGACCACGACACCACCGGCAACAGCGCCAACGACACCACCACCACCTACCACTACCCGACCGCCGGCTCCAAGACCGACCAGCCCCACACGCTCGGCAGCACCACCGCCACCGGCCCGGCGGCCACCGCCGAGACGGCGACCTACAACTACGACGCCTCCGGCAACACCACCTCGATCCAGGGCGGAGCACTGGGCAACCAGACCCTCACCTGGAACCACCAGAACCGGCTGGACACCGACACCACGGCGGCCGGCACCACCAGCTACCTCTACGGCCTCGACGGCGGCCTGGTACTGCGCACCGACCCGACCCAGGCCACGCTCTACCTGGGCGACGAGGAACTGGTGGAGAACACCACCACCAAGGCGGTGACCGGCACCCGCTACTACTCCGTCAACGGCAGCACCGTGGCCGTCCGCTCCAGCAGCGGCGACATCCAGTACCTGATCCCCAACCGGCAGGGCACCGCCTACCTGTCCGTCGACTACCAGACCCAGGCGGTGACACGGCGCCAGTACCTGCCCTTCGGCGGTACCCGAGGCACGGCTCCGTCCACCTGGCTCGGCGACAAGGGCTACGTCGGCGGCACCACCGACACCGCCACCAGCCTGGTCAACCTGGGCATGCGCGAGTACGACGCGCAGACCGGCCGCTTCATCAGCCGCGACCCGCAGCTGGAGGCCACCGACCCCTCGCAGCTGACGGGCTACGACTACGCCGCCAACAATCCGGTGACCGGCAGCGACCCGACCGGGCAGAGCTGGTTCAGCTCCCTGTCCAACGCGGTCTCCAGCCTGGCGGACACCGCCTCGCAGGTCATCGACCGGACCAACGCGCCCATGGCGGCGCTCGGGTTCGGGCAGTTGCTCCTCGGTGCGGGCATGGACGCCCTGGGCGGTGCCCTCTGCGCCACGGGCATCGGCGCCCTCGGTCCTGGCGAGGCTCTCATCCTCGCGGGCTCGGCCCTCGCGGTCACCGGCTCGGCCACCGTGGCGACCGCCGTCGCCGCTCCGAACATCGCCTACGCCGTACAGAACGGCGATGGCGGCGGAGGCGGCGACGAGGGGGGCGGCTCCGACAGTTCGTCCTCCGAGGACTCGAGCCGGGACAGAGATGCGCAATCGCTGCGCAAAGAGCACAAGGGCGAGGACGGTCTACCGCAGCTCACCCTGGACAACGCCTACCGTGCGCTGGACGGCGCTCCCGAAGGAACCCGAGCCCGGGTGATGCCCAAGGAGAACGAGCTCGAGAGCCCGCCTAATGCCAAGAGGGCGGACAAGGTACACAATCCTGACCTCGAGTATCTTGACCAGCAGGGGGACATCGTCGGCTACGGCGAGGTCAAGACAATTGGAGAGGCCGCTGGGAAGGACTTGGAGAAGACGTTCAACAAACGGCTCAATGAGGCCGTTCAGTACCTGCGCTGGCGCCAGGACTGGGCGGGAGGCACGGAGGTCAACGAGATCTTCATTCAGGTTCCCGATCTGGCCGACCCTCCGGAGGTCAAGAGTTGGGTCAGGAGCTACCAGAACGCTCGCAGGGGCGGAGTGAAGTCGATCAGCGGGTTCCGTCTGCGGGTCTTCAGTGAAAGCGGCAACAGTTTGGGGACCTTCGACCTGGGCGCCAACGCTGACGAAGGCTATGTCGAGGACCACACCTACCATTCGTCGAACGGGTACACCTACTGA
- a CDS encoding holo-ACP synthase: MSIIGVGIDVAEIERFAASLERTPGLVKRLFVADELLLPSGERRGIASLAVRFAAKEALAKALGAPAGLLWTDAEVYVEDSGRPRLRVKGTVAARAAELGVRSWHVSLSHDAGVASAVVVAEG; the protein is encoded by the coding sequence ATGAGCATCATCGGGGTCGGAATCGACGTGGCCGAGATCGAGCGGTTCGCGGCGTCGCTGGAGCGGACGCCCGGACTGGTGAAACGGCTGTTCGTGGCGGACGAGTTGCTGCTGCCCAGCGGCGAGCGCCGGGGCATCGCCTCGCTGGCCGTGCGCTTCGCCGCGAAGGAGGCTCTCGCCAAGGCCCTGGGTGCGCCGGCCGGGCTGCTCTGGACGGACGCGGAGGTGTACGTCGAGGACTCGGGCCGGCCCAGACTGCGGGTGAAGGGGACCGTCGCGGCGCGGGCGGCCGAACTCGGGGTGCGGTCCTGGCACGTGTCCCTGAGTCACGACGCGGGCGTGGCGTCGGCCGTCGTCGTCGCCGAAGGCTAG
- a CDS encoding DUF397 domain-containing protein, which translates to MDNWRKSSYSGPDDGNECVEIANSPTHIAIRDSKAPARATLIFPAGAFTPFIESLKDDHSAVTGSAGLRG; encoded by the coding sequence ATGGACAACTGGCGAAAGTCGTCCTACTCAGGCCCCGACGACGGCAACGAGTGCGTGGAAATCGCGAACTCCCCCACCCACATAGCCATCCGCGACTCAAAAGCCCCGGCCAGGGCCACCCTCATCTTCCCGGCCGGAGCCTTCACCCCCTTCATCGAGTCCCTGAAGGACGACCACTCCGCCGTCACCGGCTCCGCCGGACTCCGCGGCTGA